ATCCagagctgaaccccaggagctgtgcgaacaaagagaaagggaaatctctccagcagcctcaggagcagcggattaaatctccacgatcaacttgatgtaccctgcatctgtggaatacctgaataaacaacgaaccatcccaaataGAGGCGGTGGACTTTCGGAGcaatgatacatatatttttttcctttttctctttttgtgagtgtatgcttctgtgtgtgattttgtctgtatagctttgcttttaccatttgtcctagggttctgtctgttatttttttgctttattttgtttttagtataatttttagcacttgttatcattgctggatttgtttttttggtttggttgctctttctttctttctctctctccttctctctctctctctctttctttctggctgaCAGGATCTCAGTGCTCTGGCCAGCTGTCAGGcctgtgactctgaggtgggagagcagagttcaggacattggtccaccagagatctcccagctccatgtaatatcaaacggtgaaagctatcccagagatcaccatctcaacgctaagacccagctccactcaatgaccagcaagctacagtgctggacacgctatgccaaacaactagcaagacaggaacacaaccccatccattagcagagaggctgcctaaaatcataataaggtcacagacaccccaaaacacaccaccagaggaggtcctgcctaccagaaagacaagatccagcctcatccaccagaacacaacctctagtcccctcccccaggaggcctacacaaccttagccactgggggcagacaccaaaaacaaaaggaactacgaacctgaagcGTGCAAAAAGatcacaaacacagtaagttaagcaaactgagaagacagagaagcacacagcagatgaaggagcaaggtaaaaacccaccagaccaaacaaaggaagaggaaataggcagtctacctgaaaaagaattcagagaaatgatagtaaagatgatccaaaatcttgaaaattgaatcgagaaaatacaagaaacattcaacaaggatgcagaagaactgaagagtaaataaacaatgatgaacaacacaataaatgaaattaaaaattctctagaaggaatcaacagcagaataactgaggcagaagaatggataagtgacctggaaaataaaatagtggaaataactaccacagagcagaataaagaaaaaagaatgaaaagaactgaagacactcttagagacctctgggacaacattgaacacaccaacattcaaattataagggtccgagaagaagaagagaaaaagaaagggacggagaaaatatttgaagagattatagttgcaaacttccctaatacgggaaaggaaatagttaatcaagtccaggaaacacagagagtcccatacagaataaaaccaagaagaaacacgccaagacacatattaatcaaactatcaaaaattacatacaaagaaaaaatattaaaagcagcaagggaaaagcaagaaataacatacaagggaatccccataaggttaacagctgatatttcagcagaaactctacaagccagaagggagtggcaggacatatttaaagtgatgaagggaaaagcctacaaccaagactaaTCTACCCAgtaaggaactcattcagattcaacggagaaattaaaacctttacagacaagcaaaagctaataagaaaattcggcaccaccaaaccagctttacaacaaatgctaaaggaacttctgtaggcaggaaacacaagagaaggaaaagacctacaataacaaacccaaaacaactaagaaaatggtaataggaacatacatatcaaaaattaccctaaatgtaaagggattaaatgctccaaccaaaagacatagattggctgaatggatacaaaaacaagacccgtatatatgctgtctacgacagacccacttcagacctagggacacgtaaagactgaaagtgaggggacggaaaaagatattccatgcaaatagaaatcaaaagaaagctggagtagcaattctcatatcagacataatagaccttaaaataaagactattagaagagaaaaagaaggatactacataatgctcaagggatcaagccaagaagaagatataacaattgtaaatatttatgcacccaacataggagcacctcaatacataaggcaaatgctaacagctataataaaaggggaaattgacagtaatatgataatagtaggggactttaacaccccactatcaccaatggacagatcatccaaaatgaaaataaataaggaaacacaagctttaaatgatacattaaacaagatggacttaattgatatttataggacattccatccaaaaaacaacagaatacactttcttctcaagtgctcatagaacattctccaggatagatcatttattgagtcacaaatcaagccttggtaaatttaagaaaattgaaatcatatcaagtatcttttccaaccacaacgctatgagactagatatcttacagaaaaaatctgtaagaaatacaaacacatggaggctaaacaacacactacttaataaccaagagatcactgaagaaatcaaagaggaaatcaaaaaatacctcgaaactaatgacaatgaaaacatgatgacgcaaaacctatgggatgcagcaaaagcagttctaagaaggaatttcatagcaatacaatcctacctcaagaaacaagaaaaatctcaaataagcaacataaccttacacctaaagcaattagaaaaagaacaaaaaaatcccaaagttagcagaaggaaagaaatcataaagatcagatcagaaataaataaagaaatgatggaaatgataacaaagatcaataaaactaaaagctggttctttgagaagataaacaaaattgataaaccattagccagacgtatcgagaaaaaaagggagaagactcaaatcaatagaattagaaatgaaaaaggagaagtaataactgacactgcagaaatacaaaggatcatgagagattattacaagcaactatatgccaataaaatggaccatctggggcttccctggtggtgcagtggttgggagtccgcctgctgatccaggggacatgggttcatgccccggtccaggaagatcccacatgccacggagcggctgggcctgtgagccatggccactgagcctgtgcgtctggagcctgtgctctgcaacaggagaggctacaacagtgagaggtccacgtaccaaaaaaaaaggaccacctgaaagaaacagacaaattcttagaaaagcacaaccttccaagaccaaaccaggaagaaatagaaaatataaacagaccaatcacaagcactgaaattgaaactgtgtttaaaaatcttccaacaaacaaaagcccaggaccagatggcttcacaggtgaactctatcaaacatttagagaaaagctaatacctatccttctcaaactctaccaaaatacagcagagagaggaacactccaaaagtcattctacgaggccaccatcaccttgataccaaaaccagacaagaatgtcacaaagaaagaaaactataggtcagtatcactgatgaacatagatgcaaaaatcctcagcaaaatgccagcaaacagaatccgacagcacaataaaaggatcatacaccatgatcaagtggggtgtatcccaggaatgcaaggattcttcaatatacgcaaatcaatcatgcgatacaccatattaacaaattgaagaataaaaaccatatgatcatttcaatagatgcagaaaaagctttcgacaaaattcaacacccatttatgataaagaccgTCCAGAAAgcaggaatagagggaacttacctcaatataataaaggccacatatgacaaacccacagccaacatcgttctcagtgatgaaaaactgaaaccatttcccctaagatcaggaacaagagaggGTTGCCTATTCTCACCTCTATTAACCTAGTTTtcgaatttttagccacagcaatcagagaagcaataaaaggaatccaaatcggaaaagaagaaataaaactgttactgtttgcagaagacatgatactatatgtagtgaatcctaaagatgctaccagaaaactagtagagctaatcaatgaatttggtaaagtagcaggatacaaaattaatgcacagaaaactcttgcattcctatacactaatgatgaaaagtctgaaagagaaattaaggaaacactcccatttaccattgcaacaaaaagaataaaatacctagggataaacctacctaagaagacaaaagaactgtatgtggaaaactataagacactgatataagaaattaaagatgacacaaacagatggagagatataccatgttcttgaattggaaaaatcaacactgaaaataactatactacccaaagaaatctacagattcaatgcaatccctatcaaactaccaatggcatttttcacagaactagaacaaaaaatttcacaatttgtattgaaacacaaaagaccccgaatagccaaagcaattttgagaaagaaaatcggagctggaggaatcaggctcccagacttcagactatactacaaagctacagtaatctagacagtatggtactggcacaaaaacagaagtatagctcaatggaacaggacagaaagcccagagataaacccacacacatatggtcaccttacctttgacaaaggaggcaagaacgtaaaatggagaaaagacagcctcttcaataagtggtattgggaaaactggacagctacatgtaaaagaatgaagttagaacactccctaacaccataaacaaaaataaactcaaaatgaattaaagacctaaatgtaaggccagacactatcaaactcttagaggaaaacataggcagaacactctatgacatgagtcacagcaagatcctttttgactcttcccctagagaaatggaaataaaaacaaaaataaacaaatgggacctaatgaaacttaaaatcttttgcacagcaaaggaaaccataaatgagaccaaaagacaaccctcagaatgggagaaatatttgcaaatgaagcaactgacaaaggattaatctccaaagtttacaagcagcacatgcagctcaatatcaaaaaaacaaacaacccaatccaaaaatgggcagaagacctaaatagacatttctccaaagaagatatacagattgccaaaaaacacatgaaagtatgctcaacactgctaatcattagagaaatgcacaatcaaaactacaatgaggtatcatctcacaccagtcagaatggccatcatcaaaaaatctacaaacaataaatgctggagagggtgtggagaaaagggaaccctcttgcactgttggtgggaatgtaaattgatacagccactatggagaacagtaaggaggttccttaaaaaactacaaatagaattaccatatgacgcagcaatcccactactgggcatataccctgagaaaaccataattcaaaaagagccatatatcacaatgttcattgcagctgtatttacaatagccaggatatggaagcaacctaagtgtccatcgacagatgaatggataaagaagatgtggcacatatatacagtggaatataactcagccataaaaagaaacgaaacagagttatttgtagtgaggtggatggacctagagtctgtcatacagaatgaagtaagtcagaaagagagaaacaaataccatatgctaacacatatatatggaatctaaaaaaaaaaaaaaaggttctgatgaacctaggggcatgacaggaataaagacagggatgtagagaatggacttgaggacacggggagggggaagggtaagctgggatgaaatgagagagtgtcatggagttatatatactaccaaatgtaaaatagatagctaatgggaagccgctgcatagcactgggagatcagctcggggctttgtgaccacctagaggggtgggatagggagggtgggagggagacctaagagggaggagatatggggatatatgtatatgtatagctaattcactttgttataaagcagaaatttacacaccattgtaaagcaattatattccaataaagatgttacaaaaaaatacTTTGCTGTAGTTTAATGTATAAATTGATCAAACATTCgaatttattcttcaaaatgtgtttctttataGCCTTGGGAGGAAAAATTTACATTAAGTTCCCACTATGATTTTCATGGTTTAATAAAAACAGCACATTATGTACATGTGGAATTCTAACATTATCTTACCATCTTCCAAGAACTGAATATCAGATGTGTCGAGATTATGATCTGTTTCAAATAGCTGTCTccctaaaagaaataaacatatttaacttGAATGGCATACTTTTCCTCCATCTCCCCTACAATGCTTTAAACAGTAGAATAATATAAACAAGTTAtaaaaaaacaagtcttaaaacctgttttttctgtgaatttcaaTCAATTTATGAACTCAGGGAGTAGCTAAGAGGCATATGAAATGTATTTGCATTAAAATGGAAGAAGTGAAAACCTAATCTGCCTCAGAGTCCTAGAAAAACAAACGGGTTTGAATCTATCAGTCCTAAGGCTTGTGATCCTAAAAGTCATGGTAGTTATATCTCAACATCTATCCACTCCAATATTTAGATGAAAGATaagccataaaaattaattataattatgtgtGAAGAAACATCACCATATGGAGAgaatgctttctctttttgtccTAGATGCCTaagtatattattttcttatagaaATCTGTCCAAGTGATCCTCTTGCTATGTAAGAAATAATATAGGAGGGCTTAAAGGAACAGGATATGAGGGGTCATAccacttaatttattttttcctgcttgttcttcttctttcattcgtttctttttaatttccaagagttcTGCATCAAACTTGGCCTTCCAACTTAAGAAATTCTCGATTGTAACAGGAGTGCCATGGAATAAttgcttagaaaagaaaaaagacacaccACGAGATAAATGATACAACAGTTAGAAAATAAAGCCTAATGATCTTCTAGACAAATGAATACAGCCACTcacaggaaaaacagagaaaaatggtttcaagtttaaaatatttagtctGATTTCTGCCTGCATTGGCTACTCTCATTGGTTTTGGCAATTTACTCTGGAAAagtccttttttaatttttattacaaaaaagcaaagataatatGTAATGTGTCCCCACTGTTATTCACTGTTAAGAAGAAAGTTGCTACTGTCaatattaatatgtttaaataCACATCAATTCATAACACTAACATCATTGCTTatcttttttacttcattttagaaTCTAAGGTTTTCTttacatttagtaaatatttaaatcactCTAGTGGAGGCTTTATAATTCTAAACTCTATACCGTAAGTGAAATAGTTTATATTTCTTGATTTTACCTGCATAAGCTTTATTAACCTTTAACTAACTGATTATTAATCATTATTGTGCCATGTACATCAACTAAATGAGGGACCTTCTAAAATTTTACTTAGTAAAgctttattaaaatttacttgTGCTTCTTTTTGTGATTCCCCCCAAATTACTGAAAtttccaaaagcaaaaacaaaccccccaccccgcaaaaacagatttaaagaataatgaaagaaaacctgacttttaaatataccttttcagcttcttctgcttctttttctttttgttttttttcttcttcttgtctagTTTTTATTTGAtctactatttcatttaatttttcttgcacGGCTGTCACTAAAGTAAAGATCATCACCATACCAAGGTTTTCTTCTGTCTAtgtaaccaaaaaagaaaaaacggttGTAGTGAGAAACAcaattctcagaaaaataaaaacaactaactaagcagtggggggaaaaaaggtgTTTCAGCATAATCACTACACTTCCTACATTTATAACATGATTACTAATTCAGTTACACCATAAGTTTGGACTCTTGGATCACTTAAGAATTaagcatatatataaaaataacattttaaaagtcttgtaATTTGCCATATTCAacctaaaacagagaaaaaaagaaatttcaataaaTTCTATGTAATAATCATAAATGTACGTAGAATTCAGAAAACGTTTTTCTGCAGTAGCTAGCAACATCAGTTCTCCAGCATGTTTTCATGATTTTAGCTTTAAACCATtacaaatagaaagaaaaaaggatacatAAAGATAAATCATAAAAGTACCTACATTCTTTATTGTCGTATTATATTAGAAAATCACTTTGCCCTCAAAATTCAGTCCATTGTCAGAGCTCTTAAAATACCcttcaaagaactaaaataatGATAACATACTGGAGAACTGATAGTGCTAGCTACTGTAGGAAAAAGTTTTCTGAATTCGTACCAAAATGTTATTAGGCATTTATACCTGACTGGTGAGATTAAGggtaatctttattttcttctttattattttctgtattttctgagttttctataatataaatttattattttgataactaaaaattaatataactacttttaggggaaaaaatacaaatatgcgCTCTATGATCTCAGGTAAGTAtcagaaagaaatcaaaactttctttttgaaagaaaggAGTTTgagtataaatgaaatataaaatgcatattaaCAAAATCATTCAGATCAAATAACTTACATTAATATATGACTGACTGAATACAGTATATTGTTCCAGGCTCTCTGCAATGTTTTTACAAGAAGCATGTTAAACCAAATATAGAGAATTAATATAACTTCACACTGGGTAACAGAGTGAACAGGGCCCAGATCAGCATCAATTAATGTTTGATATATCCTTTCCCTCTTCATTCTCTAATAGctccagatatttttaaaatgtcagcatTTAGAGCATCTATAGTCTTTGAAATATACAAGTCACATTTATGATGGAGACATGTTTTATGTCAGTTcttcttagaaaacaaacaaaatcaggaCTTCTGCTTTTAAGCTGGTGGAGTAAGGTTTTACTTGCCCTCCCTACTCCCTACTCTGAAGATCCCATGAAAACTCTCTACCCAAGCAAGAGAGAGCTTTAAATATCCCCCATGCCCAGACTGTGAGTAGCCCATCCCATCACAGAACTAGCCAGGTAAGAACTTTCTGATACCCATTTTCCACCACTCCTCTTACCAAATTATAGGCAACTAGCCTGCAACAGGTCAGGGGgtttaggagtttttttttttttggtttaggaGTTTTAAGTTggaatttttaagtgcacatgggACTAGGCATTCTGAGAACCAAATTTTAACTGTGTTTATAACTTAGAGTACCTAATCACACTTTTTATCACCTACAAGTCACAGGGTTAACTGAGTTTTAAACAAGGGTATAGGAAGAACTTCTCTTACTCAAATTTTAAAGGTACagtgggaaacaaaaataaagatgctttgtgaatatatatacacacacacacacacacatcatgaaTTTTGCTTGTTCAAAACACTGGTTATACATATTTAATAGCATTTTCTGACTCTTAAcattactgtaaaatatttaaggccaataaaataatgtcattacAAAACTTGTTATTTCCTTACCTGTAatgctaataattttaaaatgtctgagaCATCATTATCATCTAGATTTAACTGAGAGAATATTTCATAAAGGGGAGCTTCATCTGGGTATTTTTCACTGTATGTAAACTTGAGGGTAGTCTGGACAGCTAAAGACACAAGATAAGAGATTGATATGAACACCTTAAAATGTAAAGTACAGAGAGGTCAACATCTTTGTTGaatcattaattaatttacaatgtgtcaaTGAAAAGTAGCACAACAGATTttcctacaaagaaaaacaaggttACCATGAGACCAGATAGATAATTACTAACATAAACAACATGTACCacaaatataagtgaaaacaaaTCACAGGAATACCAAAGATCACTTCTAACACATCTACTACttatgaatattttatcataCTGCACATCAGAGAAAGAGGAtgaaaaacacattctttttaaaactctcctTAAGGTGAACAAAATGCACTGAATATGACATATAGAAAAAGTACTACCTTAGGCTCATTTTCAGGCCTCTACCAGAGCCAGCTCCAGTGCAAGAGTCCATACTACTATCTGCACAATGCCAGCAGGGCATTGCTAAGGGGTTGCTAGAGTACACAGCTGTGAACTGGACAGTTTGAGAGGCTATCAGAGAAACTTTTAACCTGACTCATCCATACATGCTCCCCCAGTCTTTTGGCCTGTGCCAATTCACAGATCTGACACTGGTATAGGTGTGAGATTCTTACAGGCGCATTAGTGCAAAGTATCTCTCTGCTACCTAGCATGATGAATTCTCAATTTCGCCAACTAAGCAGTAGGGCTGAACATTTTCTGTTAAAACTTACTCGTCAAAATGACCCTTTGTCTAGATTTTGCCCTTCCTGTAActcacattttaattattaaaacctCCTGATATTGATGATTTTAATTGAAATCTAGATTTCTCTCCatgggaatggaaaaaaaaacacctccaaATGTGCTGGCttgatattgttttaatttttatgtatgacATTAACAAAGaagtttatataattatatataaatatatataaatatctatctataaatatatgtaaataactgTATTCAACAGCTTTTTAATTCAGATTTCAGTAATATCAATACTAACCTCATTTTCAATTCTACAAGACAGATTTAGAGTTATCAAATGATACCACTAAAATGGTATTACTGAATACCCATGACAGAATTTTGGttgacaggaaaaaaacaaaatccttggGGTTAACACCAACTTATACAACATTCTTATCAAATTACAATATTAACTGAACTGGACTAAAAGCAGAAAAGAACTTAAGACACTCTTCCCCCAACATGtatcaaatttaaattaattttaatttattagttttataGCTCCTTTATTTCAATTTGTATATTTGTCTTAGTTCTACACTTGTATAATATtggtttttatttggttttatgtATACACATACTTAAATAACAGTACAATATCCATTctaaagagagaggggaaaaatgcAGATAG
The genomic region above belongs to Phocoena sinus isolate mPhoSin1 chromosome 12, mPhoSin1.pri, whole genome shotgun sequence and contains:
- the RWDD1 gene encoding RWD domain-containing protein 1 isoform X2 codes for the protein MVMIFTLVTAVQEKLNEIVDQIKTRQEEEKKQKEKEAEEAEKQLFHGTPVTIENFLSWKAKFDAELLEIKKKRMKEEEQAGKNKLSGRQLFETDHNLDTSDIQFLEDAGNNVEVDESLFQEMDDLELEDDEDDPDYNPADRESDLTD